CTGAGCCGACCGGTTCAGGCAGCAGGACGGAAGGCTGCGCCCCGGGCCTTCCCGTCCTTAAAGGGGTCGCGACCTTGGATCGCGGCCCTTCGTCTCCGAACGGAAATACCGACTTGCTACACACCGCCCGAGCGTGGCTCGACCCGCTTCGGCTGGGTGGGGATTATTCAGGTCGAGCCAATAGCGTTAAGTGAAGGAGGGAAACCATGGGACGCGTCGCATTGGTCACGGGCGGCACGCGGGGTATCGGCGAAGCAATCTCGGTGGCGCTGAAGGCCGCCGGAAAGACCGTCGTCGCCAATTTCGCGGGCAATGAAGAGGCCGCCAAGGCCTTCACCGAAAAGACCGGCATTCCCGCCTACAAGTGGGACGTGTCCGATTTCGAGGCCTGCAAGGCGGGCATCGCCAAGGTGGAAGCCGAGGTCGGCCCGATCGAGATCCTCGTCAACAACGCCGGCATCACCCGCGATGGCCAGTTCCACAAGATGTCGCTCGACCAGTGGAACGCGGTGATCAACACCAACCTCAACTCCGCCTTCAACATGACGCGCAACGTCATCGAGGGCATGCGCGACCGCAAGTTCGGCCGCATCGTCTGCATCTCGTCCATCAACGGGCAGAAGGGCCAGTTCGGCCAGACGAATTATTCCGCCGCCAAGGCCGGCGAGATCGGCTTCGTGAAGGCCCTCGCGCAGGAAACCGCGAAGCTCGGCATCACGGTCAACGCCATCGCCCCCGGCTACATCGCCACCGAGATGGTGCGCGCGGTGCCGGCGGAGGCTTTGGCCAAGATCGTGGCGACGATCCCGGTCGGCCGCCTCGGCGAGCCGGAGGATATCGCCCGCGCGGTGGTGTTCCTCACCTCCGACGACGCCGGCTTCATCACCGGCTCGACCATGACCGTCAACGGCGCCCAGTACATCTGCTGATCGCGCCCTCCGGCGAATGAAGGCGGCCCGCGTCCCTCCCGGACGCGGGCCGTTCGCATTTTCAGACGCCTTTCAGATCACCAGCGTCTGGAGCAGCGCCCGAACCGGCGCGGGAATCGGCACCGGCCGCTGCGTCGCCCGCTCCACATAGACATGGACAAAATGCCCCTGCGCCGCCGCGCTCGGGTCGTCGCCCTGGAACAGGGCGATCTGGTAGCGCACCGAGGACGAGCCCAGCTTCGTCACCCGCATCCCGGCCATCACCGGGGCCGGATAGGTGAGGCTGCGGAAGTAGGTGCAGCGCGTCTCCACGACCAGGCCGATGATCGGGCTCGTCTGCGGGTCCAGCAGCCCGGCGGAGACGAGATGCTCGTTCACCACCGTGTCGAAGTAGGAATAATAGACCACGTTGTTGACGTGGCCGTAGACGTCCACGTCCATCCACCGGGTCGTGATCGGCAGCACATGATGGAAGCCGTCAATCGTTACCGGCTCCTCGCGCGCCGCCGTTCCCCCTGCCCCGCTCATATCAGCCCCTCCTTCGCATCTCCCGCCATTTAGAGGGAGGGGACGGGCAAGGCCAAGCGCTGCGATGCGGCGTTCAGGCCGGCTCGTCGCCGGGCGGCAGCGGCTGCTCCGGCACCTTGAGGGCATCGGCGAGCCGCATGCGCGCGGAGCCGGGCCGCAGCGGCTTCTGCTGGCTCTCGTGGGGCGCCCAGCCGGAGAGGAACACGATTTCGAACGTCGCCCGCACCTTGCCGTCCGGATCGGCAAAGCGCTCGGCATAGACTTCGGCCGCGCGCAGCAGCGTCGCCCGGCGCAGCGGCACGCGGCGCCGTTCGGCGAGGGCGTTGGCCCCGCCCATCCGCCGCAGATCGGAGAACAGGGTGAAGGGCGAGGAATAGCGCACCACCACGCGGTCCACGTCGGTCACCGGCAGGGCGAACCCCGCCCGTTGCAGCAGCGCGCCGAGATCGCGCACATCGGCGAACGGCGCGACGCGGGGGGAGAGCCCGCCCGTGGTCTCGCTTTCGGCGATGGCGAAGGCCTGCCGCAGCTCGGTGAGGCTGCCGCCGCCGAGAAGCGCGGCCATGAACAGCCCGTCCGGCTTCAGCGCCCGCCGCACCTGCGCCAGCACGCCGGGCAGATCGTTCACCGATTGCAGCGCCAGCGCCGAAACCACCAGATCGAGGCTGCTGGCAGCGAACGGCAGCGCCTCCTCGTCGGCGACGACGGCGGGCGGCGCGAGATCATGGGCCAGCGGCGCGGCGCGGACGAGATGCTCCACCGCCGGAAGACGGGACAGCGCCTGCGCCAGCGCGCCGGTGGGTGTGCCGAGATCGACGGCGCTGGAGAAGGTCCGCTTCACCGCGGACAGGCGGTCCGCCACATCTTCCGCCGCCCGCTCCAGAAGGAAGGTCTCCGGCCCCTGCGCGGCCGCGCGGGCCAGACGCCGGCGGATCAGGGCACGATCGAAGACAAGGTGGGGCTCGGTTTCGGAGGCGGGGGTCATGGGCCGCATATAGGCGCTCGCGACGGCGGATGCACCTGCCCGCCATTCATCCACGCCGTTCCTGCCCGCCGCTTCTGCCCGACGTTTCTGCCTGTCCCGGGAAAGCTGCCTTTCCCACCGCGCTTATTGATCGGTGCCCGGCGAGCCGCTACAGGCCACGGAGCCAATAAGACTTTCGCACAAGCGGACGGGAGAGCGCCCATGGACAAGGCAACCGGTACGGCCACGGCCTCCGACAGGGAGATCCTGCTCACGCTCTTCGAGACCGCCCTGGCCGCCGCTTTGCCGGAAGGCAAGTTCAGGGACCGCCTCCCCGCCCCGCCCGACGCCGCCAAGGGCGGCCGCACCATCGTCATCGGCGCAGGCAAGGCGTCCGCCCGCATGGCGCGCGCGTTCGAGGAGGAATGGGGCCACCCCTGCGAGGGCCTCATCGTCACCCGCTACGGCCATGGCTGCGAGACGAAGCACATCGAGATCGTCGAGGCCGCCCATCCCGTCCCCGATCAGGCCGGGCTCGACGCCGCCCGCCGTATCCTGGAACTGGCGCGCGGCGCCGGGCCGGATGACCTCGTGGTGTGCCTCATGTCGGGCGGCGCGTCCTCGCTGCTGACGCTTCCGGCCGAGGGGCTGACACTGGCCGACAAGCAGGCTCTGAATTCCGCGCTGCTCAAGTCTGGCGCGCCCATCGGCGTGATGAACCGGGTGCGCAAATCCATGTCCGCCATCAAGGGCGGGCGCCTCGCAGCCGCGATCGCCCCGGCGCGGGCCGTCACCTACCTCATCTCCGACGTGCCCGGCGACGATCCCGCCGCCATCGGCTCCGGCCCCACCATTCCCGAGGCCTCGGACCCCGAGACCGTGCTCGGCCTGATGCGCACCTGGGGCATCGAGATCACCGACAAGCTGGAGCAGGTCATCCGCGCCAACACGGTCGCGGGCGACGCCATTCCCGGCCAGGAGGTGCACATGATCGCGACGCCGCTCATGGCGCTGAAGGCCGCGGAGGAGAAGGCGAAAGCGCTCGGCCTCACCCCGCTGATCCTCGGCGACGCCATCGAGGGTGAGGCGCGGGAGGCCGGCAACGTCTTCGCCGGCATCGCCCGTTCCGCCTCCGAGCACGGCCTGCCGGCCGCCGCGCCCTGCGTGCTGCTCTCCGGCGGCGAGACCACCGTGACTGTGCGCGGCAAGGGCCGGGGCGGTCGCAGCGTGGAATTCCTGCTTGCCCTTGCCATCGCGCTCAAGGGGCGAGAGGGCATATCCGCCATCTCCTGCGATACGGACGGCGTTGACGGCACCGAGGACAATGCGGGCGCCTGGTTCGATGCCGCGCTGCTGGCGGACGCCACCGCGCGCGGGCTGAAGGCGGACGACTACCTCGCCAACAATGACGGCTACAGCTTCTTCTCCGCCCTCGACCGGCTGGTGATGACCGGGCCGACGCTCACCAACGTCAACGATTTCCGCGCGATTCTGGTGCGTTGACACCGCCATAGCGAATTGCGGCTGCCCCATGTCCGCACGCTTCTGTTGCAGCGCAGCAGAGCTGCGGCTGACGCATGGCTCATTTTGTTTGAGTGAAATCAAAAAACTAACCGACAAAGCCTCCAAATCGGCATGGCTTTGCCGTATTGGTCAACGTCAGCCCTATTGACCTTTGCTGCGCTGCACATAGTTTGAGGCCACCAAGAAGCGGGGGC
The nucleotide sequence above comes from Xanthobacter flavus. Encoded proteins:
- a CDS encoding acyl-CoA thioesterase, with amino-acid sequence MSGAGGTAAREEPVTIDGFHHVLPITTRWMDVDVYGHVNNVVYYSYFDTVVNEHLVSAGLLDPQTSPIIGLVVETRCTYFRSLTYPAPVMAGMRVTKLGSSSVRYQIALFQGDDPSAAAQGHFVHVYVERATQRPVPIPAPVRALLQTLVI
- a CDS encoding glycerate kinase type-2 family protein; protein product: MDKATGTATASDREILLTLFETALAAALPEGKFRDRLPAPPDAAKGGRTIVIGAGKASARMARAFEEEWGHPCEGLIVTRYGHGCETKHIEIVEAAHPVPDQAGLDAARRILELARGAGPDDLVVCLMSGGASSLLTLPAEGLTLADKQALNSALLKSGAPIGVMNRVRKSMSAIKGGRLAAAIAPARAVTYLISDVPGDDPAAIGSGPTIPEASDPETVLGLMRTWGIEITDKLEQVIRANTVAGDAIPGQEVHMIATPLMALKAAEEKAKALGLTPLILGDAIEGEAREAGNVFAGIARSASEHGLPAAAPCVLLSGGETTVTVRGKGRGGRSVEFLLALAIALKGREGISAISCDTDGVDGTEDNAGAWFDAALLADATARGLKADDYLANNDGYSFFSALDRLVMTGPTLTNVNDFRAILVR
- a CDS encoding methyltransferase domain-containing protein encodes the protein MRPMTPASETEPHLVFDRALIRRRLARAAAQGPETFLLERAAEDVADRLSAVKRTFSSAVDLGTPTGALAQALSRLPAVEHLVRAAPLAHDLAPPAVVADEEALPFAASSLDLVVSALALQSVNDLPGVLAQVRRALKPDGLFMAALLGGGSLTELRQAFAIAESETTGGLSPRVAPFADVRDLGALLQRAGFALPVTDVDRVVVRYSSPFTLFSDLRRMGGANALAERRRVPLRRATLLRAAEVYAERFADPDGKVRATFEIVFLSGWAPHESQQKPLRPGSARMRLADALKVPEQPLPPGDEPA
- the phbB gene encoding acetoacetyl-CoA reductase, which gives rise to MGRVALVTGGTRGIGEAISVALKAAGKTVVANFAGNEEAAKAFTEKTGIPAYKWDVSDFEACKAGIAKVEAEVGPIEILVNNAGITRDGQFHKMSLDQWNAVINTNLNSAFNMTRNVIEGMRDRKFGRIVCISSINGQKGQFGQTNYSAAKAGEIGFVKALAQETAKLGITVNAIAPGYIATEMVRAVPAEALAKIVATIPVGRLGEPEDIARAVVFLTSDDAGFITGSTMTVNGAQYIC